A genomic stretch from Chiloscyllium punctatum isolate Juve2018m chromosome 40, sChiPun1.3, whole genome shotgun sequence includes:
- the luc7l gene encoding putative RNA-binding protein Luc7-like 1 isoform X2 has translation MDLGECTKIHDLALRADYEIAAKERDLFFELDAMEHLESFIVDCDRRTDIAKKRLTETQEEISAEVAAKAERVHELNEEIGKLLAKAEQLGAEGNVEESQKVMQEVERVRTKKREAEDEYRNSMPASSFQQQKLRVCEICSAYLGLHDNDRRLADHFGGKLHLGFIQIREKLDHLKKIVAEKQEKRNQERLRRREEREKEERMKRKSRSRSRDRRRSRSRDHRRKRSGSPSHERRKSRSRSRDRDRRRRHRSRSHSRSRGHCRSSRDKSRERSSKHKSSRDRSPRGKSRDKDRKEKSSSERKHESTNGKSEFNATSPEEREAGEI, from the exons GCCATGGAACATCTTGAAAGTTTTATCGTTGATTGTGACAGAAGAACAGACATTGCAAAGAAGCGTTTGACAGAAACACAAGAAGAAATAAGTGCTGAAGTAGCTGCTAAG GCAGAAAGAGTGCATGAACTCAATGAAGAAATAGGAAAGCTTTTGGCTAAAGCTGAACAACTTGGAGCTGAAGGAAATGTGGAAGAATCTCAGAAGGTCATGCAAGAAGTAGAAAGAGTACGCACAAAAAAAAGGGAAGCAGAG GATGAATATAGGAATTCAATGCCTGCTTCTAGCTTCCAGCAACAGAAATTGCGCGTGTGTGAAATTTGTTCTGCATATCTGGGTCTTCATGATAACGATCGTCGGCTTGCTGATCACTTTGGAGGCAAACTGCACTTGGGGTTTATTCAAATCCGAGAGAAATTAGATCATTTGAAG AAAATTGTTGcagagaagcaagagaaaagaaatcaggaACGCTTAAGGAGGCGAGAAGAAAGGGAAAAAGAAGAAAGGATGAAAAGGAA GTCCAGATCACGTAGCAGGGATCGCAGGAG ATCAAGATCACGTGATCATAGGCGGAAACGTTCAGGCTCCCCCAGTCACGAGCGGCGCAAATCAAGATCCAGATCCAGAGACCGTGATAGGCGCCGAAGACATAGGTCCCGTTCACATAGCCGCAGCAGAGGACACTGTCGCAGCTCAAGAGACAAAAGCAGGGAGAGGAGTTCAAAGCATAA GTCTTCAAGGGATCGATCTCCTAGGGGAAAATCAAGAGATAAGGATCGAAAGGAGAAGAGTTCTTCAGAAAGGAAACATGAGAGTACAAATGGGAAGTCAGAATTTAATGCAACAAGTCCAGAAGAAAGGGaagctggtgaaatttga